In a single window of the Acidobacteriota bacterium genome:
- a CDS encoding TonB-dependent receptor codes for MGKILSILLCALLVCAQLAMSQATTGTISGVVTDSSGGVLPGATLTILNEDTGIARTAQSDAQGHYLAPLLALGRYKVTVSVEGFQTEIRSGIVLTVGREAVVNLALSVGAVSQTVEVSGEAPLVESTTSSVGGLVDERTIRELPLNGRSYDQLALLEAGVTSYGGGATSGGFLYGTGTRFSVAGSRSYNNSYLLDGMDINDSGNGTPGGAAGTNLGVDAIREFKIVTSLFSAETGRATGAVISAVTKSGANDYHGNLFHFIRNSAMDARNFFDVRNAPNPTPVPAFKRNQFGGTVGGPIKRDRTFYFGAYEGMRERLATTQIATVPSVTAKNGTLAGGRVVAVSPAIRPFLVLWPDPNGRDFGDGTAEFITSPSRPTNQDYFMVRVDHQLTSKHSLFGRYTFDDDSRRALTNVATSEDTSDARRQYVTLQLSSVLSSNLLNSARFGINRSISLTDNLPTSAIPDGLSFIPGQPIGVIGIGGRAAGAALIIANAGTSDTAPRFAYYSVFEAADDVTFIRGRHSWKFGGNLKGMRDNTAQNTSLRGIYRFDSFETVLTATPNNFGAVRPGQSAYRGFRQKLFALFAQDDFRMNSRLTLNLGFRWEAVSDPSESNNLASRLMNVSDRAFTQDDVFMEITSKNFEPRVGFAWQANGSGKTVLRGGFGIFHDQILPVYYAVAVTKYPPFYERLAVAPTVAQPLRFPDAYTQLAGSGLVAINGVAPFLKTPSKNHYTLTLQQQIFEDMVLEVGYVGSKGTNVPRYAELNTRAYQLVNGQKTFTAGAPRMNPFFDEIRPLLTDTNAHYDGMQVKFKRASSRNLQFQISYTYSKALDSASTVATADNSREAQASLDPEDPARDKARASFDATNNLVINVGYPLPVAFDNKIASTVLGGWEFSGIATFTDGQPFSARLGFDRALNLGGGRADRPDLKAGSSQNSVFENPTADRWYDPSAFTLPTAGTYGNLGRNTLVGPGRQTIDLSLVKRFTLSESADFQVRTELFNILNRANFGLPQNVPLTNTGAISASAGRITDTVTTSRQIQIGMKLTF; via the coding sequence ATGGGCAAGATACTTTCCATTTTATTGTGCGCGCTGCTCGTATGTGCGCAGTTGGCGATGAGCCAAGCGACGACCGGAACGATCTCCGGCGTAGTAACGGATAGTTCAGGTGGAGTGCTCCCCGGAGCCACGCTAACCATCCTGAACGAAGATACCGGCATAGCCCGCACGGCGCAGTCGGACGCGCAGGGGCACTACCTGGCTCCGCTGCTCGCGCTGGGCAGATACAAGGTAACGGTCTCAGTGGAAGGATTCCAGACTGAGATACGCAGCGGCATTGTGCTCACCGTGGGCCGCGAGGCCGTGGTGAATCTGGCGCTGTCAGTGGGCGCGGTATCGCAGACGGTGGAGGTAAGCGGCGAAGCTCCGCTGGTCGAGTCCACCACATCCTCCGTTGGCGGACTGGTGGATGAGCGCACCATCCGCGAGTTGCCCCTCAATGGTCGCAGCTACGACCAGCTCGCGCTGCTCGAAGCGGGCGTAACATCATATGGCGGCGGCGCCACCAGCGGCGGCTTCCTCTATGGCACCGGCACGCGCTTCAGCGTGGCCGGGAGCCGCTCCTACAATAATAGTTATCTGCTCGACGGCATGGACATCAACGACTCCGGCAACGGCACGCCGGGCGGCGCGGCGGGCACCAACCTGGGCGTTGACGCCATCCGCGAATTCAAAATTGTTACCAGCCTGTTCAGCGCCGAGACCGGCCGGGCCACCGGCGCGGTGATCTCCGCGGTTACGAAATCGGGAGCCAATGACTATCACGGCAATCTGTTTCACTTCATCCGCAACAGCGCCATGGACGCGCGCAACTTCTTCGACGTGCGCAACGCCCCCAATCCCACGCCGGTCCCGGCCTTCAAGCGCAACCAGTTCGGCGGCACGGTAGGCGGACCGATCAAACGCGACCGGACATTTTATTTTGGCGCTTATGAAGGCATGCGCGAACGGCTGGCCACCACGCAGATTGCCACCGTGCCGTCGGTAACGGCCAAGAATGGAACCCTGGCGGGCGGCCGAGTGGTTGCCGTCAGTCCCGCCATTCGGCCCTTCCTGGTCTTGTGGCCCGATCCGAACGGGCGCGATTTCGGCGATGGCACCGCCGAGTTCATCACCTCGCCTTCCCGGCCGACCAATCAGGATTACTTCATGGTGCGCGTGGACCACCAGCTCACTTCAAAGCATAGTCTGTTCGGCCGCTACACCTTCGATGACGATTCGCGCCGTGCGCTCACCAACGTGGCCACTTCCGAAGACACCTCCGATGCCCGTCGGCAATATGTAACTCTGCAACTGAGCAGCGTGCTCAGCTCGAATCTGCTGAACTCGGCCCGCTTCGGCATCAACCGCTCCATTTCATTGACCGATAATCTGCCCACCTCGGCGATTCCCGACGGCCTGTCGTTCATTCCCGGCCAGCCCATTGGAGTGATCGGCATCGGCGGGCGCGCGGCCGGCGCGGCGTTGATTATCGCCAATGCGGGCACCAGCGACACCGCTCCGCGCTTCGCTTATTACAGTGTCTTTGAAGCCGCCGATGACGTTACCTTTATCCGCGGACGGCACTCCTGGAAATTCGGCGGCAACCTCAAAGGGATGCGCGACAACACCGCGCAGAACACTTCCTTGCGCGGCATCTATCGCTTCGACAGTTTTGAAACCGTGCTCACTGCCACGCCCAATAACTTTGGCGCGGTGCGTCCGGGCCAGAGCGCATATCGCGGATTCCGCCAGAAATTGTTCGCCCTGTTTGCCCAGGATGACTTCCGCATGAATTCGCGCCTGACGCTGAATCTGGGATTTCGCTGGGAAGCCGTCTCGGACCCCTCCGAGTCGAACAACCTGGCGTCGCGCTTGATGAATGTCTCCGACCGGGCTTTCACGCAGGATGACGTTTTCATGGAGATCACCAGCAAGAATTTCGAGCCCCGCGTCGGCTTTGCCTGGCAGGCGAACGGAAGCGGCAAGACCGTGCTGCGCGGCGGGTTCGGCATCTTCCACGATCAGATCCTTCCGGTCTATTATGCCGTGGCCGTCACCAAGTATCCGCCGTTTTATGAGCGCCTGGCCGTGGCGCCCACGGTGGCTCAGCCGCTGCGCTTCCCGGACGCCTACACGCAGTTGGCCGGTTCCGGCCTGGTGGCGATTAACGGCGTGGCGCCGTTTCTGAAGACTCCGTCGAAAAATCACTACACGCTCACGCTGCAGCAGCAGATCTTCGAGGACATGGTGCTCGAAGTGGGCTATGTCGGATCGAAGGGCACCAACGTGCCGCGTTACGCCGAGCTGAACACGCGGGCGTATCAGCTCGTGAACGGCCAGAAAACTTTCACCGCCGGCGCGCCGCGCATGAATCCGTTCTTCGATGAGATTCGTCCGCTGCTCACCGACACCAACGCGCACTACGACGGTATGCAAGTGAAGTTCAAACGCGCCAGCAGCCGCAACCTCCAGTTCCAGATTTCCTACACCTACTCGAAGGCGCTCGACAGCGCCTCGACCGTGGCCACTGCCGACAACTCCCGCGAAGCGCAGGCCTCGCTCGACCCGGAAGACCCGGCACGCGACAAGGCCCGCGCCTCGTTCGACGCGACCAATAATCTGGTGATCAACGTGGGCTATCCGCTGCCCGTGGCCTTCGACAACAAGATTGCTTCCACCGTGCTGGGCGGCTGGGAGTTCAGCGGCATCGCCACCTTCACCGACGGCCAGCCGTTCAGCGCGCGGCTGGGTTTTGACCGCGCCCTCAACCTCGGCGGCGGTCGCGCCGACCGGCCTGACCTGAAGGCCGGGTCCAGCCAGAATTCGGTGTTCGAAAATCCCACCGCGGATCGCTGGTATGATCCCAGCGCCTTCACCCTTCCCACCGCCGGCACCTACGGCAATTTGGGGCGCAACACGCTGGTGGGACCGGGCCGGCAGACCATTGATCTGTCGCTGGTGAAGCGCTTCACGCTGTCCGAGTCCGCCGACTTCCAGGTGCGCACCGAGCTCTTCAACATCCTCAATCGCGCCAACTTCGGCCTGCCGCAGAACGTCCCGCTGACCAATACTGGAGCCATCAGCGCGAGCGCCGGAAGAATCACCGACACGGTAACCACCTCGCGGCAGATTCAGATCGGGATGAAGCTGACGTTTTAA
- a CDS encoding galactosyldiacylglycerol synthase → MTAVDFVYFDAGGGHRSSATALCEVIARQQLLWQTRMVNLQEILDPLDFIRKLTGVRIQDTYNAILKKGWTLGSAQLLKVLQAAVRHYHDEEVGLLRDHWARSQPDLVVSLVPHFNRALKESLAGGGVPFVTILTDIADFPPHFWIESQDQYVVCGSEKAAQQAREAGIAESHIYRSSGMIVHPRFYEPVRIDRQEERRRLGLKESLPTALVMFGGQGSEVMLEVASRVNQCDLPVQMIYMCGHNVGLAEKLKQLANHKPQFVEGFTREIPYYMSLADFFIGKPGPGSVSEALLMKLPVIVQRNALTLPQERYNTEWILENEVGLVVESFRHVVPAIREMLDPQKYSRFHGNTANQNSRAVLEIPDMLKEILARELNAQGALAAV, encoded by the coding sequence ATGACCGCCGTAGATTTTGTGTATTTCGATGCCGGGGGAGGCCACCGTAGCTCTGCCACGGCACTCTGCGAAGTAATCGCCCGGCAGCAGCTGCTTTGGCAGACCCGAATGGTGAATTTGCAGGAGATTTTGGACCCCCTTGATTTCATTCGCAAGTTGACAGGCGTTCGTATTCAGGACACCTATAATGCAATTTTGAAGAAGGGTTGGACTCTTGGATCAGCCCAATTGCTGAAGGTACTACAGGCAGCGGTGCGGCATTACCATGATGAAGAAGTCGGTTTGCTGCGCGATCACTGGGCGCGGTCCCAGCCTGATTTAGTTGTTTCGCTCGTGCCGCATTTTAATCGGGCGCTGAAAGAGAGCCTCGCTGGCGGAGGGGTTCCATTTGTCACCATCCTGACGGATATCGCAGACTTCCCGCCGCACTTCTGGATCGAGTCGCAGGATCAGTATGTTGTCTGCGGATCTGAAAAGGCTGCTCAGCAAGCTCGCGAGGCGGGAATTGCGGAGAGCCATATCTATCGCAGTTCCGGAATGATCGTTCATCCGCGGTTTTATGAGCCTGTTCGGATTGACCGCCAGGAAGAAAGACGGCGCCTTGGGCTGAAGGAGTCGCTGCCCACAGCGCTCGTGATGTTTGGCGGACAGGGCTCTGAGGTGATGCTGGAGGTCGCCAGCCGTGTCAATCAATGCGATCTCCCAGTACAGATGATTTATATGTGCGGCCATAACGTCGGGTTGGCTGAGAAACTCAAGCAACTTGCCAACCACAAGCCCCAATTTGTGGAGGGATTCACCAGGGAAATCCCTTACTACATGAGCTTGGCAGACTTTTTTATTGGGAAACCCGGGCCGGGCAGTGTTAGCGAAGCTCTCCTGATGAAATTGCCAGTCATCGTTCAGCGGAACGCGTTGACCCTACCGCAGGAGCGGTACAACACAGAGTGGATACTCGAAAACGAAGTGGGTCTGGTTGTTGAGAGCTTTCGGCATGTCGTGCCAGCCATCCGCGAGATGCTGGACCCACAAAAGTATTCTCGGTTCCACGGGAACACTGCGAACCAAAACAGTCGAGCTGTGCTGGAAATCCCAGACATGCTCAAGGAAATTCTCGCTAGAGAACTCAATGCACAGGGCGCTCTTGCCGCAGTGTAA
- a CDS encoding cytochrome c, with translation MKVCSLSRSLLAIVFVSSCFMARLAAQSGSSSAVSQQPVLNEQQQAGRGLFLQNCSYCHLPTKENNKSTAEGTTVGPLLKGLMQGSKPRPEAVVRGFILKGTAKMPGFQYAFQPKEMDQIIAYLKTL, from the coding sequence ATGAAGGTTTGTTCCCTGTCGAGGTCGCTGCTGGCGATAGTTTTTGTGAGCAGTTGTTTCATGGCAAGACTTGCGGCGCAGTCCGGCTCATCGTCAGCCGTTAGTCAGCAACCCGTGCTCAACGAGCAGCAGCAGGCCGGTCGCGGCTTGTTCCTGCAGAACTGTTCCTACTGCCATCTGCCGACCAAAGAAAACAACAAGAGCACCGCAGAGGGAACCACGGTCGGCCCGCTTTTGAAGGGGCTGATGCAGGGCTCCAAGCCGCGGCCTGAAGCTGTGGTGCGCGGATTCATCCTCAAGGGAACCGCCAAGATGCCGGGGTTCCAGTACGCATTCCAGCCGAAGGAAATGGACCAGATCATCGCTTATCTGAAAACTCTCTAG
- a CDS encoding ankyrin repeat domain-containing protein codes for MQVLAEGGANPRTVSKDLMNPLLAIVLLAAKRPKQAMEASDLALRLGVDINGADKDGQTALHEAASVGSLELIRYLVGKGANLGAKNKKGRTPLEMVEAGEVETDEYSLNPPEPTAKLLRELATGK; via the coding sequence ATGCAGGTGCTGGCTGAAGGTGGAGCCAATCCACGCACCGTTTCAAAAGACCTGATGAACCCGTTGCTGGCGATTGTATTGCTGGCGGCAAAACGGCCGAAGCAGGCCATGGAGGCCTCGGATCTGGCCTTGCGGCTTGGCGTGGATATCAACGGAGCCGATAAGGACGGGCAGACTGCGCTGCACGAAGCAGCTTCCGTCGGCTCGCTCGAATTGATTCGCTATCTGGTTGGTAAAGGCGCGAATCTGGGCGCGAAGAATAAGAAGGGACGTACTCCTTTGGAAATGGTGGAAGCAGGTGAAGTCGAAACAGATGAGTATTCCTTGAATCCACCTGAGCCGACGGCCAAGCTGCTGCGCGAATTGGCCACCGGGAAGTAG
- a CDS encoding tetratricopeptide repeat protein: MKGRGGHVFQCPPFLDLMYPAQPGSRSNAERRKGISMRKAKRGMTWQMTVPLCLLLLTVGVLPAGLQAQAPAQANEEAWKRHMEAASAALKADSPKDVSFALGSALGEAEKFGPGDQRLANTLNLMASFQRSQGNVEEAVSLYTRLISVLEKGQGPDSPSVANALDTLAGFHQEEHRLSEGEEAPQADPAHAADHSQEAGPAAGEAHEHESHLVSATKLLQRSLAIRGKAFGLNDPSVDASVNRLAAVYDAQKQYPQAEALLKRSIETRERVFGKDAPELAFSFYNLGILAQKKADLAGAEAHLKRSWQIREKHFGLQDMELERSVSALAPIYMQQRNFKQADILFRLSLSIRENKLGKDHPSLAPVLSSLAGLNALQDRPAEAQKLLERSLSLDEKSLGPDSAFLVPTLNNLALAHLAQEHYGEASRIWERVVVIQETNDGIFAASLLPTLEALYDAYKKQGKEQEAIKIGRRQEAVAEMSGEHEH; encoded by the coding sequence ATGAAGGGGAGAGGGGGACATGTTTTCCAATGTCCCCCTTTTCTCGATTTGATGTATCCGGCACAACCGGGCAGCCGCAGTAACGCAGAAAGAAGGAAGGGGATTTCCATGCGAAAGGCCAAGAGGGGAATGACCTGGCAAATGACCGTGCCGTTATGTCTGCTGTTGCTCACGGTAGGGGTGCTTCCGGCAGGGCTTCAGGCGCAGGCCCCGGCGCAGGCTAATGAGGAGGCATGGAAGCGGCACATGGAGGCTGCGTCGGCCGCGCTCAAGGCCGACAGCCCCAAGGATGTCTCGTTTGCTTTGGGCAGTGCGCTGGGCGAGGCGGAAAAGTTTGGTCCAGGAGATCAGCGCCTGGCTAACACGTTAAACCTGATGGCCTCTTTCCAGCGCTCCCAAGGGAACGTCGAGGAAGCGGTTTCTCTCTATACACGACTCATCAGCGTTCTTGAAAAAGGCCAGGGCCCGGACAGCCCGTCGGTGGCAAACGCCTTGGATACGCTGGCCGGTTTCCATCAGGAAGAACATAGGCTGAGTGAGGGGGAAGAAGCGCCGCAGGCAGACCCCGCCCACGCAGCGGACCATTCCCAGGAAGCGGGCCCGGCAGCGGGCGAAGCCCACGAGCATGAATCACACTTGGTCTCCGCGACAAAACTTTTGCAGCGCTCCCTGGCCATTCGGGGGAAAGCCTTCGGCCTCAATGATCCCAGCGTTGACGCCAGCGTCAACCGCCTGGCAGCGGTTTACGACGCACAGAAACAGTATCCGCAGGCTGAGGCGCTGCTGAAGCGTTCGATCGAGACCCGCGAGCGCGTGTTCGGGAAGGATGCTCCTGAACTGGCTTTCAGTTTCTACAATCTCGGAATCCTAGCACAGAAGAAGGCAGATCTCGCCGGAGCCGAAGCGCACCTGAAGCGATCCTGGCAGATTCGCGAGAAGCATTTCGGCTTGCAGGATATGGAACTGGAGCGCAGCGTAAGTGCGCTGGCGCCCATTTACATGCAGCAACGGAATTTTAAGCAGGCGGATATCCTGTTCCGCCTTTCGCTCTCGATTCGGGAAAACAAGTTGGGGAAGGACCACCCCAGTCTTGCACCGGTATTGAGCAGCCTGGCCGGCCTCAATGCTCTGCAGGACCGTCCCGCGGAAGCCCAGAAGTTGCTCGAACGCTCGCTCTCTCTCGATGAGAAGTCGCTCGGTCCAGATAGTGCCTTCCTAGTCCCCACGCTGAATAACCTGGCGCTGGCGCACCTAGCGCAGGAACACTATGGCGAAGCCAGCCGCATTTGGGAGCGCGTCGTTGTGATTCAGGAAACCAACGACGGTATCTTTGCCGCCAGTCTGCTGCCAACCCTGGAAGCCCTCTACGACGCCTATAAGAAGCAGGGCAAGGAGCAGGAGGCCATAAAAATAGGCCGGCGCCAGGAGGCTGTCGCTGAGATGTCCGGGGAGCACGAGCACTAG
- a CDS encoding cytochrome c has translation MRWLGLLVITLMAASEGLAQLPTFNLGRTPSADEIRAQDITVGPSGKELPPGRGTAKEGAAIFEKRCAHCHGVNGAAEGQFPALSGPKARVVNYPFATTIWDFINSAMPRKVPDIGTRDGSLTAAEVYSLTAFVLYRNNIVKEMDVLDASSLPKIKMPKRDPHLDKVAPR, from the coding sequence ATGCGTTGGCTAGGATTGTTGGTGATCACATTAATGGCTGCAAGCGAGGGCCTCGCGCAGTTGCCGACCTTCAATCTCGGCAGGACTCCCAGCGCGGACGAGATTCGCGCCCAGGACATCACCGTGGGTCCTTCCGGGAAAGAACTTCCGCCGGGGCGCGGCACGGCGAAGGAGGGCGCGGCGATCTTTGAGAAGCGCTGCGCCCATTGCCACGGCGTCAATGGAGCAGCAGAGGGCCAGTTTCCCGCCCTGTCGGGACCCAAAGCTCGCGTCGTGAACTACCCGTTTGCCACAACCATCTGGGATTTCATCAACAGCGCCATGCCCCGCAAAGTGCCTGACATCGGCACCCGAGATGGATCGCTCACCGCCGCCGAAGTGTACTCGCTCACCGCCTTCGTGCTCTATCGCAACAACATCGTCAAGGAAATGGACGTCCTGGACGCCAGCAGCCTCCCCAAAATCAAAATGCCAAAACGCGATCCCCACCTCGACAAAGTGGCGCCGCGCTAA
- a CDS encoding sulfite dehydrogenase produces the protein MNKGKYGRRGFLKSGAALVGGLAAGGIPTASGQEAGSRLIHDAGIRPLGEVSRFESKTVRRGFGGSISNALTPHQDLHGIITPSELHFIVNHENGATPDIDPRQHRLLIHGMVDRPVELTMDDIKLLPSVSRICFVECNGNSGSQFDKDAVTVQDIHGRSSCAEWTGVPLSLLLKEVGVKAGAEWLIGVADDPGRHGHSFPMSKAMDDAIVAYAQNGQAMRIENGYPLRLILPGWSGRINVKWLNRIKVVDEPYMNRQESFAYMEQAPLGMGAYSFAGAKAFGFHHESFTKSVITYPSGGQRLAKPGMYQISGLAWSGGGAIRKVEVSADDGRSWKEAELQAPVLSRAFTRFTLGWKWDGGEAILKSRSTDERGNVQPTPEQVGGTPNPTSPEQVAIWGADTSATCRNLLGDELCSRLPVRAQRSIIQSWRVNRDGNVTNPMPAMADKLAAFLVNDTHEH, from the coding sequence ATGAACAAGGGAAAATATGGCCGAAGAGGATTCCTGAAAAGCGGAGCCGCTCTGGTTGGTGGCTTGGCCGCGGGAGGGATACCGACAGCGAGCGGTCAGGAGGCGGGTTCCAGACTGATCCATGATGCGGGGATCCGCCCGCTGGGCGAGGTCTCCCGTTTCGAGAGCAAGACTGTTCGCAGGGGATTCGGAGGGTCCATTTCCAATGCTTTAACGCCGCATCAGGACCTGCATGGCATCATCACGCCTTCCGAACTCCATTTTATTGTGAACCATGAAAACGGCGCTACGCCGGATATCGACCCCCGCCAGCATCGCCTGCTGATCCATGGCATGGTGGACCGTCCCGTGGAACTGACCATGGATGATATCAAGCTGCTGCCATCGGTGAGCCGCATCTGCTTCGTCGAGTGCAACGGCAACAGTGGATCGCAGTTTGACAAAGATGCGGTAACCGTCCAGGACATTCACGGGCGGAGCAGTTGCGCCGAGTGGACCGGAGTGCCCTTGTCGCTGTTGCTGAAGGAAGTCGGAGTGAAAGCAGGCGCCGAGTGGTTGATTGGCGTCGCGGACGACCCGGGCCGGCATGGACACAGCTTTCCAATGAGTAAGGCCATGGATGACGCGATCGTTGCCTATGCCCAGAATGGACAGGCCATGCGCATTGAAAATGGCTACCCCTTGCGCCTCATCCTGCCCGGCTGGAGCGGCAGGATCAACGTGAAATGGCTGAACCGCATCAAGGTGGTGGACGAGCCTTACATGAATCGCCAGGAGAGTTTCGCGTATATGGAGCAGGCCCCGCTGGGCATGGGTGCCTATTCCTTCGCGGGCGCCAAAGCCTTCGGCTTCCATCATGAGTCGTTCACCAAATCCGTGATTACCTATCCTTCCGGCGGTCAACGGCTGGCCAAACCGGGCATGTATCAGATCTCCGGCTTGGCTTGGTCCGGCGGCGGCGCCATCCGCAAAGTGGAGGTTTCCGCCGATGATGGCAGAAGTTGGAAGGAAGCCGAGTTGCAGGCTCCCGTGCTTTCGCGCGCCTTCACCCGGTTCACCCTTGGATGGAAATGGGACGGCGGGGAGGCCATCCTAAAGTCCCGCAGCACCGATGAGCGCGGCAACGTGCAGCCCACGCCCGAGCAGGTGGGCGGAACTCCCAACCCTACCTCGCCGGAACAAGTGGCTATCTGGGGCGCGGATACGTCCGCGACTTGCCGCAATTTGTTGGGCGACGAGCTCTGCTCTCGCCTGCCGGTAAGGGCGCAGCGATCTATTATTCAGAGCTGGCGGGTGAACCGGGACGGAAATGTTACGAATCCGATGCCCGCTATGGCGGACAAACTGGCCGCGTTTCTGGTCAACGATACCCACGAGCACTAG
- a CDS encoding MBL fold metallo-hydrolase: MKNRILLLVSMLIMSISAASAQDAKSILQAAEKAMGVANLKSLQFSGTGWNGGTGQSFSPDMDWPRFKIIGYTRTLDFEAKTSKEDITRVQLINPEDRYKPKGGGGTPIIGEQRYSLLVNGSHAWRLDGSRVTPEPAVAEIRQLDIWMTPYGFLKAAAANNAKVIKRHEYSGQKVTIVSFTALGKYRLNGTIDDQNRVIRVQTWIPNPVVGDMYYEIIYSNFKDFNGITFPTRWHHHQDHDDNGRLPNVSGGDHAFGLEAITNVLPNPPKAAVDVPADVQQAVIPPVRVESQKLADGVWFLGGGSHNSVAIEFKDYIAVVEGPLNEERSLAVIDEIYKLIPNKPIRFLVNTHHHWDHLGGMRSYIHEGATVITYSGNRAYYEELVTEKQWLLKPDRLSLYPPEEVAEGYTFETFRENYVLSDGTRNLELYVMQGLDHVAGMMIAYLPKEKLVIEADLFTPPAPNVSTPTPNDSNITFLRNVERLKLDISQIAPIHGRVVPWSDFMKVVSKGSK; encoded by the coding sequence GTGAAAAATAGAATCCTATTGCTGGTTAGCATGTTAATCATGAGCATCAGCGCTGCTTCAGCGCAAGATGCCAAGAGTATTCTTCAGGCAGCTGAAAAGGCTATGGGGGTTGCCAATCTCAAGTCATTGCAATTCTCCGGAACCGGTTGGAATGGTGGGACGGGCCAGAGCTTCAGCCCTGATATGGACTGGCCGCGCTTCAAGATCATTGGCTATACGCGCACCCTTGATTTCGAGGCTAAGACATCGAAAGAGGATATCACTCGCGTGCAGTTGATTAATCCCGAAGATCGTTACAAGCCGAAAGGCGGCGGCGGAACGCCGATCATCGGGGAGCAGCGCTACTCACTGCTGGTGAACGGAAGTCATGCCTGGCGCCTGGACGGGAGTCGAGTGACTCCTGAACCGGCCGTCGCCGAGATTCGCCAGTTGGATATCTGGATGACTCCATACGGTTTTCTAAAAGCTGCCGCGGCAAACAACGCGAAAGTGATTAAGCGCCACGAATACAGCGGTCAAAAAGTCACAATCGTGTCGTTCACGGCGCTCGGCAAGTACCGGTTGAATGGGACGATCGATGATCAGAATCGAGTCATCCGCGTGCAAACGTGGATTCCGAATCCGGTGGTCGGTGACATGTACTACGAAATAATCTACAGCAACTTCAAGGATTTCAATGGCATTACATTTCCAACCCGTTGGCATCACCATCAGGATCATGATGATAACGGGCGACTACCCAACGTGAGTGGCGGTGATCATGCGTTTGGCCTTGAGGCCATCACGAATGTCCTACCCAATCCGCCGAAGGCCGCTGTTGACGTTCCCGCAGATGTGCAGCAGGCTGTTATTCCGCCGGTTCGTGTTGAATCTCAGAAGCTCGCCGACGGCGTATGGTTTCTCGGCGGCGGTTCGCATAATAGCGTAGCCATTGAGTTCAAGGACTATATCGCAGTAGTGGAAGGCCCCCTGAATGAAGAGCGATCTCTTGCAGTGATAGATGAAATCTACAAGCTGATACCCAATAAGCCGATTCGGTTTCTAGTGAATACGCATCACCATTGGGACCACTTGGGTGGTATGCGTTCCTACATTCACGAAGGGGCTACGGTAATAACCTATAGCGGAAACCGGGCGTACTACGAAGAGTTGGTAACTGAGAAGCAGTGGCTCCTCAAACCAGACCGGCTATCCCTCTACCCACCTGAAGAAGTCGCGGAAGGATATACTTTTGAGACATTCAGGGAAAATTATGTATTGAGCGACGGCACGCGAAACCTCGAGTTGTATGTCATGCAGGGTCTCGATCATGTGGCGGGGATGATGATCGCCTACCTTCCCAAGGAGAAACTCGTGATTGAAGCCGACTTATTCACGCCGCCCGCACCGAATGTTTCGACTCCTACTCCGAATGACTCAAATATTACGTTCCTGAGAAACGTAGAAAGGTTAAAGCTTGATATCTCCCAGATCGCGCCTATTCATGGCCGCGTTGTTCCCTGGTCCGATTTCATGAAGGTCGTCTCGAAAGGATCGAAATAA
- a CDS encoding DUF1587 domain-containing protein — MINQYCVSCHNSKLQTAGLMLDGEDVAQPVDHAGLWEKVIRKLRAGQMPPGGMPRPEPAALTELAAYLEAALDRAAAQSPNPGRPTAIHRLNRAEYSNAIRDLLGLEIDSQSLLPTDSADHGFDNNGEVLSLSPVLMERYMIAGGRISRLAIGDPVFRPVAETYSVSRGLIQESRMSEQLPFGSRGGLAVSHRFPLDGEYIIRITLQRDEQGYIKGLREPHLMDVRQELLHFSWQPRQPTFISCRCWLKVEPIHAPFQKT; from the coding sequence TTGATCAATCAGTATTGTGTCAGTTGTCACAATTCAAAGCTCCAGACGGCTGGTTTGATGCTTGATGGTGAAGATGTGGCGCAACCGGTTGACCATGCGGGATTATGGGAAAAAGTGATCCGCAAGCTGCGGGCAGGACAGATGCCCCCGGGCGGAATGCCCAGGCCGGAGCCCGCGGCGCTCACGGAATTAGCCGCTTATCTGGAAGCAGCACTGGACCGGGCGGCGGCGCAGAGCCCCAATCCTGGCAGGCCAACGGCAATCCACCGCTTGAATCGGGCTGAATATTCCAACGCCATTCGCGATTTGCTTGGTCTGGAGATTGATTCCCAATCATTGCTTCCAACTGATTCTGCTGATCATGGCTTCGACAACAACGGCGAGGTTCTCTCCCTGTCCCCGGTCTTGATGGAGAGGTACATGATTGCCGGAGGCAGAATCAGCAGACTGGCCATAGGCGATCCCGTTTTCCGGCCGGTCGCGGAGACTTACAGCGTTTCCCGTGGTTTGATTCAGGAAAGCCGCATGAGCGAGCAGCTTCCCTTCGGGTCACGCGGGGGGCTCGCCGTCTCCCATCGGTTTCCCCTGGATGGCGAATACATCATTCGAATCACCTTGCAGCGGGATGAGCAGGGATACATCAAAGGGCTGCGGGAACCGCATCTGATGGATGTTCGACAGGAACTACTCCATTTTTCCTGGCAGCCGCGTCAGCCGACGTTCATCTCATGCAGGTGCTGGCTGAAGGTGGAGCCAATCCACGCACCGTTTCAAAAGACCTGA